In the genome of Desulfovibrio desulfuricans, one region contains:
- a CDS encoding LIC12162 family transferase: MSNGRVTLVLGRMPLKADPALFRAAGPWCFAEQEEFFPDWDKTFTFAPEPLVDFDLQLRACKEVKALCADILPHIADRLCPHARTLPAAYWETLLTPWAMNVAKQVVERWWRVKAMVQSWGQEPLHVPLLPRNCSLTFATGPDFVLHGALGHSYNHWLFSRLLEEVFPAAWSMEYLPAVQKSYGEQEPLSGKEKLREVLRKLMLRLPCPRLKGMSIGQSLRFSLALLHRSKGPDMSRPQVEYSSAVTGIAADFPDNFARTLVTLFMASLPQLLANQVHPARLTPDPLGPRLRVASVMAYEDAAYRQSLARWRGRGNRLMYVQHGSDYGQVRCVSDVEMVEYSQHAFGTWGWKEHKGSAGNFVPLPYPQLDGLEGRWQGQQGENLLFVGTEMPAFPYRLDAHPSPLQVVEYRKDKGRFFAALGRDVQACSLYRPYFPVPGSLRDADWVLARFPLVRMATGMLSKHLYACRLLVLDHNGTTLLESLVANIPMVLFWRREAWALTSDATALLDMLAQAGIWHETPQKAAAKAAEVWKDPLAWWMSDKVQQARRAYCAQQALTVQGGPNPYWLKMLKSL, encoded by the coding sequence ATGAGCAACGGGCGCGTAACCCTTGTTCTTGGGCGTATGCCCCTCAAGGCCGACCCCGCGCTTTTTCGCGCGGCCGGGCCTTGGTGTTTTGCCGAGCAGGAGGAGTTTTTTCCCGACTGGGACAAAACCTTTACCTTTGCTCCCGAACCGCTGGTGGACTTTGATTTGCAGTTGCGGGCCTGCAAGGAGGTCAAGGCCCTCTGCGCGGACATTCTGCCCCACATTGCAGACCGTCTGTGCCCGCATGCCCGCACACTGCCCGCCGCTTACTGGGAAACCCTGCTGACGCCATGGGCCATGAACGTCGCCAAGCAGGTGGTGGAGCGCTGGTGGCGGGTCAAGGCCATGGTGCAGAGCTGGGGGCAGGAGCCCCTGCACGTGCCCCTGCTGCCGAGGAACTGCTCCCTTACCTTTGCCACCGGGCCGGATTTTGTCCTGCACGGGGCACTGGGCCATTCATACAACCACTGGCTGTTTTCGCGCCTGCTGGAAGAGGTTTTTCCCGCTGCCTGGAGCATGGAGTACCTGCCTGCCGTGCAGAAAAGTTACGGTGAGCAGGAGCCGCTCTCCGGCAAGGAAAAACTGCGCGAGGTGCTGCGCAAGCTGATGCTGCGCCTGCCTTGCCCGCGTCTTAAGGGCATGAGCATCGGGCAGAGCCTGCGCTTTTCGCTGGCCTTGCTGCACCGCAGCAAGGGGCCGGACATGTCTCGTCCGCAGGTGGAGTACAGCAGCGCCGTCACGGGCATAGCCGCCGATTTCCCGGATAACTTTGCGCGTACCCTTGTGACCCTGTTTATGGCGTCGCTGCCGCAATTGCTGGCCAACCAGGTTCATCCCGCCAGGTTAACGCCTGATCCGCTGGGGCCGCGTCTGCGCGTGGCTAGCGTGATGGCTTACGAAGATGCCGCTTACCGGCAGTCGCTGGCCAGGTGGCGCGGTCGGGGCAACCGCCTGATGTATGTGCAGCACGGCAGCGACTATGGACAGGTGCGTTGCGTGTCCGACGTCGAGATGGTGGAATACAGCCAGCACGCCTTTGGAACCTGGGGCTGGAAAGAGCACAAGGGCAGCGCGGGCAATTTTGTGCCCCTGCCGTACCCGCAGCTGGATGGTCTGGAAGGCCGCTGGCAGGGACAGCAGGGCGAAAACCTGCTGTTTGTGGGTACGGAAATGCCCGCATTTCCCTACCGGCTGGACGCGCACCCCTCGCCCTTGCAGGTAGTGGAATACCGCAAGGACAAAGGACGTTTTTTTGCGGCGCTGGGGCGCGATGTGCAGGCCTGTTCGCTGTACCGTCCCTACTTCCCCGTGCCCGGTTCGCTGCGCGACGCCGACTGGGTGCTGGCGCGCTTCCCTCTGGTGCGCATGGCCACAGGCATGCTGTCAAAGCACCTGTACGCCTGCCGTCTGCTGGTGCTTGACCATAACGGAACCACCCTGCTGGAATCGCTGGTGGCCAATATTCCCATGGTGCTGTTTTGGCGGCGCGAGGCATGGGCGCTTACGAGCGATGCCACGGCGCTGCTGGACATGCTGGCCCAGGCGGGTATATGGCACGAGACGCCCCAAAAAGCCGCCGCCAAGGCCGCCGAAGTCTGGAAGGACCCGCTGGCCTGGTGGATGAGCGACAAAGTGCAGCAGGCGCGCCGGGCATACTGTGCGCAGCAGGCCCTGACCGTGCAGGGGGGCCCTAACCCTTACTGGCTGAAAATGCTGAAGAGTCTGTAA